GTTCCAATGCAAAGGCTGCCCAGCCGATCACACCAGCATGTATTAATATGCTTGGAATTGCAATGCCTCCGAGAGTTGAGGCTCCGGTCAAGAACTTGCCGAAATTCACCCAGCTGCTCCACCATTTAGCAaatcacaaaacaaaatgagaaatgatTAATCACTCATCTCAAGAAATGGTTTTAGATTATTTTCCTTTCTAAAGCATTCAGAAAACTGAACGATCTTACTTCTTACTGtagccaaaaaataaaaacttaccTATTATCAGATTCAGAAAACATAGAAGAACCATCAGACCCAGCGAAGAACAGCAACGGCATTGGAAGAAGCACATATGTTATAGCTGCaagaaaacaaaacatcaaATGTAATGACCACCAACCAAGGGGATTCTCTCCCCATAACAATgccatcaatgaaaacattTAAATATGCAGCATACTCGAATCATAGTTCAACAATGTTTTATCTTACCACTAAGCATCGGCCACCAATTATTATACAAAGCACATGCCTGACAACATAAAACATATGTAAGAGTGATATTATTACCAaatagttgtcaaaaaatttctctttatgaatgaaatcatggacaaaaacaataaaagggcaacccggtgcactaaagctctcGCATATGcggggtccgggaaggggtcccaccattattggtgtattgtacgcagccttaccctgttttttacacaagaggctatttccaggacttgaacccgtgaccttccagtcacatgacaacaactttaccagttgcgccaaggttacccTTCTCATGGACAAAAACAATACCGACCAAAATTTGTAAGACGATTCCTCCTGAGACCAAAAGTGCCAAAAAGAGAAGCTTCCCTGTGTTGAAACAGTAACGTACATATCCTGGTATGTCATCCATCTTCAAGTCACCTCATGTTACAGAGAGCAGGCAGTATAATATAACTGAAACAAAGATCTCGTAAGCATTATGCTATGAGGGTATTAAATCAGAAGCAAATACCGGTAAATGAAGAAGCACTGACATATACATGATAATGAGATGAAGTTAAAACAAAAGTGGAAGTCCATGTTCAAAGTTTTTCATTGTCTTAATTatggccctgtttggataaacggCTTATTTTTCAGCTAAGCACTTATGAATAAGTTATTTATAAAACACGGATAAAATCAAGTCAACTGTTTCTATATAATCTATAAACTGTCTTCATAAGCTATCATGGagaacttatggaaataagGTGAAAccagcttatgaacatgtcattagttgttttcataagctctcccaaacagtgttgcaagtgcttatgtcagcaaataaacacaaataagccaatccaaagaGGCCCTATATCACATTCAAATCATAAATTGATCACATATTCACATGTATAATACACAGAGCCTGTTTATGCACCAAAAAAGCAAATGTAGTAGCTTAAGATCATGAACAAGCAAGTCAACCAATAAACCAATGAtatcaaaaatgaaataaaagccATATTGTATCGTCGTGGATCAACACCATTAAAAGCAATATGATCTTAGGCTCTATTTGAATAAACAACTCAATTTACAGTTTatagcataagtgcttatcaattatcatataagtgcttataaaTCAACTAATTCCACtaaacaagataaaataaagtgaaattgaatttgcataagctataagctgttttcataagctatgtTGGAGAACATATCGAAATTATCTGTCGTAAGTTCTCGCAAGTGATTATGTGAGTAGATAAGTTGAAATAAGTGAATCCAAAAAGACCTAAATTGAATTGGTTGAATAATGATATGGAGATAAACGAGATTTAACACATTTTTACAATGCATAAATGAGACAATTATATGAAATAGCctaaaatgaaaagcaaaagaattaaaaacaaacaaaatttcatCTGATTGTTGAATCAATACATAGAGAAACCTAATAATTGGATAAAACGATGAAAGATTGATAAAGAAATCGATAGCAAATTTCCGTAATAACgtgataaattttgaaaattggtaCCTGAAAGTGAAATCCCAACACGAATTTTCTGAGCTTTGAAGCGAAACGCTTTTTGTGAGGGTTACTTCTTAGTTTATGATTATAGATACAGAGCAACGTAGCGGTCCAACCTTGGAAGGATACTCTGTCCTCACCACACCTTACTTTCTCCATTCATTATTTTaagttagtattattttttttatttttttttttaaggtgacaTTGGTcgctgcactttgtaaaaatattgatattggtccttgttaaaaaaaaaaaaacacaaacaacgaAGTGTCAcatggcccaatcatttcacgccacgtggcaccaatatcaatatttttacaaagtgcagggaccaataccaatatttttacaaagtgcaaggaccaataccaatagttttgtgtttttttttaacagaaagttaacagatggaccaataccaatatttttacaaagtgcatggaccaattccaaacaaaaaaaaatgtagggaccaatgccaaaatctgatgaaagtgcaaggactaaaagcatatttaaaccttttttttttgttaggaacTATTTTTctatgagtttttatttttttattatcaattgagttaagagtttttctaattacacctgtttaatcctggttgcatcctaaaatgacaaaattaccctttcataaaatttaattttcaaaaagactcttccttttttcttggttacatcCTAAAATCactcttcagtttaagtaggtcatgtaaacttagtttcagtaggtcatataaactgagtttaagtgtacatacttaaacttagtttaaataggtcatgtaaaccaaatttaagtgtacatttaaaagttcaacattgttcaatgattctacgtaatctcagtttaagtatgtacatgtaaacttagtttaagtaggtcatgtaaattatgtttaagtgtacatacttaaactcagtttaagtagatcacgtaaacttagtttaagtagctcatgtaaactgagtttaagtaggtcatgtagactcggtttaagtaggtcatgtaaactgagtttaagtgtacatctaaaagttcaacattgttcaatgattatacataatatcagtttaagtatgtacatgtaaacttagtttaagtaggtcatgtaaactgagtttaagtgtacatacttaaactcggtttagtaggttatgtaaactaagtttaagtagattatgtaaactaagtttacatgaacctacttaaactgaatttaagttaacctcaacaatgtaaaactgaaactgtcgtacagtgcagttgaacaagaagaagaaaattgaaaccatcgttattgaaaaagaagaaaaaattcacttatttatatgcaatcgagtatgaatgaaagatgttttgattcactctttaatcttccatagagattaattgaacatcaggattgtttgatcgttggtgggtgaaagagaatgaaattttagagtgacaatggatgaaatcaagattttaaaaaaatttatataaaaggacaattttggtattatcaaaaacttttaaaaaaactgggtgtaaccagaaatatatagggtgtgaatagaaaaactcttgaGTTAAGTTCACACTATTTTCTAtgagttattattattaatcttttatttccagatttgaagaaaaatataatttttaattaattaatagcatttttgttctttcaaaaatatgaataaattattttcgacttctaaaaaatcattttcaaaagtaaaaaaaaaaaaaaaaatcctttttttttttgtggtcggcGTTCAAACTCCagactttacatatattatgcattgtccttaccaagagctaagctcacgaggacaaatgATACTTATAGTTTAGAAAATCTTAACAGATatgtataatttataattttaacagGTATTTTAAgacaataattttcttttaagtttgtttaaataatgtttttagaACACTTGTTAGTATTATTCATATAACAATTCTTTCATGTGCAATCTTATATTGTTTTTTGTACGCAAGATGTTGACCTTCAAActcaatatattattaattaccAGTGATGGAGGTAACATACAAAATAttagctaaaaaaaatctacaaaatGTTTATACTGCTTCCCCAAGATGTACAAAACAATATTTTGGAGATTATGGCTTATATATTTGATGATGTCACTGATAACAGGGTTCAAAAGTAAATGTACATCTAGTATCAATTAGGAAAAATTTGCATATAGTTGGTACAACGATGAAGAGATAGCGCTCTTACCTAAAGTTTCTTGGAATTAATTATGGAAACTTACTCCAACCAACATTCTAATCCTTCCGTTATCAAGTGATGCATCCTGCAATCCTTGAACGAACTATCATGAATCGTAGAGACACAGGTTTTGACCTCATATGTCCTATTTGTGATAATGAATATGAGACCTTGGTGCATTGTTTGTCTAATCGCAATTGGACGAAAGTTATTCGAAACTTGATTATGGGCCCTAACTTTAATTTCCGCGAGTAGAATATTTGGATATTCATGCGGTCCCATGATTGTGATGGCAAGCTCGGCATAGTGATACTTATctggcttaattacacttttggtcatCGTGTTTTGACTTACTCACGAAATTGGTCCTGCCtctttaaaacagaacaaaattgtccttcaattatcatttttatggCATTTTCCGTCCTACCCCATTTTATCCTCCAAAAACGTTGATGTGTCACATTTTTTGATGAGGTGTTCAAAAAAGCGCTTAGGTGGCATTTAATCTGatttaaataaagaaagaataaactaataaatcaaaaaaagcttttatttgttttttgtttgctttaacatcattaaaataaaaagggaaagagaaagcTTTGAAACCCATtacaatttttcttcaaaacccaGTTTTA
Above is a genomic segment from Medicago truncatula cultivar Jemalong A17 chromosome 5, MtrunA17r5.0-ANR, whole genome shotgun sequence containing:
- the LOC11436518 gene encoding vacuolar protein sorting-associated protein 55 homolog is translated as MDDIPGYVRYCFNTGKLLFLALLVSGGIVLQILACALYNNWWPMLSAITYVLLPMPLLFFAGSDGSSMFSESDNSWVNFGKFLTGASTLGGIAIPSILIHAGVIGWAAFALELSSFFVFVLAILCFLWMSDEDSYSML